AATGATATAAAAGATTGTTTTTTCTTCCCTAAGAGGATTTTCTATTTCGTAGATGCGAAAAAGATTAATATTAACAAGAAGCATAACCAAAAAAGAAAACACAAAACTCAAAAAAACAAAATTCCATGGAAAAGTTTGTTTCGGAATATAAATATCTCTTTTCATGAGGTTTTTTAGTGAGAATAAATATCTTCTACGAAACCTTGCATATCCAACGCTAAGCGAGTGGGTAAAAAGTCAATGGCTTTTAAAAAAAGCTCATATCGGTTTTCTCTTTTAAGCATTTCGTTCAAAATCCTTTTGATTTCGAAAAGATAAATCACGTCATTCTGGGCATATAGAAGTTGCTCGTCAGTTAAATTTGGATTTCCCCAATCGGTTGAGGTGATGGTTTTGTCTAAGGTTTCTCCAAAAAATTCCTTTACAATTTCTTTGAGTCCATGTTTGTCAGTATAGGTTCTTGCTAGGCGGGAGGCTATTTTCGTGCAATAAATGTTTTTCACTTGGATATCTAAACGCATCTTTAAAAAAAGAATATCCGAACGAG
The genomic region above belongs to Leptospiraceae bacterium and contains:
- a CDS encoding ribonuclease D, which produces MNRAIVFKYDIPEEVKKEFEQQQQLAVDCEMMGLNPYRDRLCLIQIASENGTCAIVQIDEEKPPQNVKSILENEKIEKIFHFARSDILFLKMRLDIQVKNIYCTKIASRLARTYTDKHGLKEIVKEFFGETLDKTITSTDWGNPNLTDEQLLYAQNDVIYLFEIKRILNEMLKRENRYELFLKAIDFLPTRLALDMQGFVEDIYSH